A window of Salvia splendens isolate huo1 chromosome 8, SspV2, whole genome shotgun sequence genomic DNA:
agaaaaaagtaagagagagtaaaataggtgtggaaaaatgtgttgacttttactaaaaagggaaatgactttattactatggaacgtatcaaaatggcaaaatgactttattactatggaacgtaccaaaatggcaaaatgactctattattatggaacgaagggagtaatacgTTGTTGTAGTTccaaatttaataaacaaagTAGTTATAATGAGATTGGTTATTGAATTAGAGAGATGATTTGTGTTTTCTCTTGTTTGAAATGCAGGCAAATTATAAGGACATAAGAGTTTGGTTTCTATCACAGTATTCTTtgaaacttgaaaagtgtatggtttatgaaattaaaatgaatctataaaaaatcaaaattaaacctACTAATCAGTTATTCGGTTCTAACCTTTCGATTCTAACCTAGAACCATCCAAACCCTAAACTCCCTAAGTGAGACCAAACTTTAACCTTATTTTTCCCTTTCTCGGTTAACGATAACCGTAAAAATATAGTTCGGTTCTCAGTTAACCAAGAACCGAGAACCGTTTCCCCACTCCTATTTAACAtctcaatttcttaattttcgtgtccaaaaaaatatctcaactatattattaaaaattagacATAATGATAGTCGAAGCTACTTGACCCTTGAACCATTCGGTGGGCCACGGACTGGGCGGCCAAACTGATTACTTGCCAAAATTTAGAATTGAGGCTTATTCACAACAACAAATTTTGTAGTATATCATGAATCGGTGGTTGCCTATCTTGGCAAAATCCTGTCCTGCAATACTCAGAAACAGAAAcgagaaacaaaaaaaaaatcgaagatAAGAACCAAACAAAAATGAGCTCGAAACAAGCAAAAGACCTACCGCCGCCTGTGTTAATCTTATCTTTCCCAGTTCAAGGCCACCTCAACTCCATGCTCAATCTAGCCCAACTCTTCTGCTTATCCGGCTTCCACGTCACCTTCATCGTCTCCGATTTCAACCACCGTCGCCTCCTCCGCCACAGCACCGTCCCCGCCACCTTCTCCCGCTACCCTCGATTCCAGTTCCGAACGCTATCCGACGGCCTCCCCGACGACCACCCCCGCGCCGGCGAGAGAGTCATGGACATCACGTCGTCCGTCACGGAAGTGACCGTCCCGCTTTTCAAGAAAATGATGCTTTTGGAAAATTTCTTGGCTTCCGATGCCCGGAGACCGGTTACGTGCTTCCTTGCCGATGGGCTTATGAGCTTCGCAGCTGAGTTTGCCGAAGAGAATAGGATTCCGCTCATTTACTTCCGGACAGCTACGGCCTCCTACTTTTGGGCTCTTTTCCGATTTCCTCATCTGCTTCAAGATCAACAAATTCCTTTCCAAGGTGAAGGTATCCCACTATCTTTTTATATGTTGGAATATTTTGATATGGTCCAACATAAAATTCTAGATATTTATGATTATATATCTAATAACCTTGATTATTCTaatttgacacgagttttaagaaattgtttaaccttgtgaagaaaaagtaaagagagaaagtgagtggaatatgagattcatttttaatacttcctccatctcatAGAAATAGGCCATTTAAGATTGACGCgggttttaatatataattgataaaataagaaagaagagaaaaagtagttgaaattgtgaaGTGAATGGTGGGGccaataaagtaaaaaagaaggagaaaaagattGTCATACATAGATATAGATTTTTTCTATGGCACggacaaaaaaagaaatatgatcgATTTctatgagacggatggagtattagttttataatggatTGTGAatgtaaaaagttagtggaacgtagGATCTGCATACCAAtactggaataaagtaaatggttctataaatcACGGACAATCTAAAATGGCCAAAATGACTCTCTAAATggtggacggatgaagtattattaATAAAGGTCTAATGGTCACTTATAAAAGTATTAAGTTAATATTCTAGGTGGAATtaaagttaaaataataaaattagagAGAAAACTATTATAATTCCCTGAGGATTTTGCAGGAAAATCAATGGATGGATTAGTCGAAAACATACCGGGAATGGAAGGTATCCTCCGGCGCCAGTTTTTACCGCGTAGAGGACGTAAACGACCTAATGCTCGGGAAAGTAGTAGCTGTGTCAAGACAAATTGTGAGGGCACAAGCGGCCATATTCAACACGTGAAGATCTAGAAGGGCCCATAGTTGCACAGATACAAAAGCATGTGCCAAGAATTTTCTCCATCGGTCCCATCCACGAGCAAACGAAAACCAGACTAGCAGAGAGGAACGAGGAGGCCTCGATTAGCACGGCCAGCCTATGGGCGGAAGACCAGAGCTGCGTCCATTGGCTGGACGCTCAGCCACCTAAATCCGTGGTTTATGTGAGCTTTGGGAGCATAACACTTGTGACGAGAGAGCAAGCGCTGGAGTTCTGGCACGGCTTGGTCAACAGTTCCCAAAGGTTCTTGTGGGTCATGAGGCCGGATTTGGTCAACAGTTCCCGAGAGATTTAATTGAACGTGGTAAAGAAAAAGGTTTGGTGGTGGAGTGGGCGCCGCAAGAGGAGGTTCTCAACCACCCTGCTGTAGGTGGATTCCTGACGCACAGTGGATGGAACTCGACTCTGGAGAGCATTGCTGCAGGGGTGCCGATGGTGTGTTGCTGACCAAATGATTAATAGTAGGTTTGTGAGCGAGGTTTGGAAGATTGGATTGGATATCAAAGATACTTGTGATAGGTCTATTATTGAGAAGGCGATTAGGGATTTGATGGAAGTGAGGAAAGAGGAGTTTTTGGAAAGGGCTCAAAATATGGCTAAACTTGTGAAGGAGTCAGTTAGTAAAGAGGGATCCTCTTATAAAAATCTTGACAACCTAATTCAATATATCAAGTCCTTGCTTCTTTGATAAAGGTGgataaaacataaacacataaaagaatGTCAACCTAAGGTGTGTAAGTTTTTGTTGTAtgtagtattattaattttccaCGCATAATGTATAATCATTTTGcggaataaaaaataaaacatgagaAATCAACTTGTCACTGCGTGCATAAGTTTGAATTACACATTTACTATTTTTGTTCAATTGTTTCTACGGATTCAAAGATGttataaatttgataaattgcCTTTGGCTTAAAAATTAGTTGATGTTTTCCATTATTTCTCTTTCAAtcaaaagaattttttttacctCCGTTTCGGCTTTCGAGAATATAGATTTCTCTTTGAGAAGTACATGCATCACACTATACTAATTTGCAAAACATACACGTAAAAAAAAGCTAATGCAATTTCGCTTTGCACACATTTCGACTGATCCGAGTCACAAAGTTTGAAGAATAGGatgttatatactccctccgtcaacgAATACGAGTCTCGttttattttagtccgtccataGATAGGAGTTCCGATTCACTTTTACTGTAAATGGTAATAGGAttacacattccactaacttattccatttatattttatttaaaactaatacacAAGTTGAACTCATATTACACTACCACTTAtttttattaacattttttaaaaatccgtGATGTCATGAAATGAGACTTCTATAGTTCTATTGGCCAACGGACGGAGTAATTAAAATCCGATACTCTagcaaaatcagaaaataaacaTATGGAGTacgtatttaaataaaaaaagttataatACTACTACGTTTGTACGTTATTAAATTTGGCATTTTAAATTATGATGGGACTTATGCATGCATTTTTAGATTTCTGGACCCATGTACATCAGCATGTTAAAGAGGTCCCACGATTCACATTGTAGaaattcaaaaatatgattGCATGATTCAATGTTGAGAGAAAAGATAAGAGATGTTTATTGGAGTAATGATAAATATTGTTCAGACTAATTTAGAGCAACAAGACTAAGTGAATGACAAATATTTGACTAATTTAGACAATGAATCATACGAAGATCCACCTGGCCTAACACAAACATTAGCCACTTCTTTGTAAAACAATGCCCTCTCTCTAATCTCCTCCCCTTCTCTCCCCTCCATCAACCTCCCCACAGCCCTCTCAATCCTCTCCCTGCTTAGCTCCTTCTCCAAATGCTCCCCAACCTTCCAAACATGCCCCACATACCTCGCATTCACCCGCTGATCGGTGAAACATGGCGTGCACATCATCGGCACCCCCTCGCAAATACTCTCCAAAGTCGAGTTCCATCCACAATGCGTCCAGAACACCCCCACAGACGGATGCGCCAGCACTTCCACCTGTGGGGCCCATTTCACAATATGCCCTCTCCCGTTTAGCCCGTCGAGGAAGCCTCCCGGCAAAATCTCCAGCCACTCAGCGCCACGTGCTAGGCCGGGCCGTACGACCCACAGGAAGGGGTGCTTGGTGTTGGCGAGGCCCCAGGCTACCTCGAGAAACTCGGCCTCGTCTATCGTTGCAATGCTGCCGAAGCTGACGTAGATTACTGATTTGGGGGTTTGTTTGTCTAGCCAGGAAATGGAGCTGTggtcagaagaagaagaaggtggtGCATTGATGTTATTGACATTGTGCTTGTGAAATGGACCTATTGGGAAGATTGGGATTTGGAAATCTTGATGGAGTTTTTCAATCGATGTTTCTTCGAGCTCTTGAAAAGAGTTCCATATTAGGCCAGAGGAGGCTTTGGTTTGTTGCACCATTTGTTGAACTAGCTCGTAGAGCTTGTCTTGGTGAGGCGTGTTGATCACTGGCAAATCTTTTATTCTCAGCGGAGGAAGCTCTATTACTGCCTCCTCCAGCCTATCATCTACATTTCAAAACTCAAGAACAACTAAATTAATTGGAGGGCAAATTGACAAATAAATCACGACATACCAATAAACGTTCGACATAAATATCATTCCACATAGGTTGCAGAAAATGACGTATGAAATAATTGCAAAATTCTGAAACTTTGGTGATTTATCATTCCAGTTTTGAAAAATACACGACAAACTACTCCCTTTGTCCGGCATTAAGAGTTTCGGttcattttttaccataaatgataggTTAACCCCAttttccactatcttttttcactcactttacTTTGtacttaaaatccgtgtcgaaCTCAAATGGGACTCTCAATTGAAAGTATAATTTAACTATTTTTCGTTATTtatctagtactccctccgtctcatagtagatgtcacactttcctttttaatttgtcccacaaaagatgtcacatttcatcttttgaaaaatgttccttctcacatcaattataaaattatattttctctcactactaaacacacaaaataacatctcctaaaatcacgtgacatctactatgggacggagggagtaccttaATTGAAAAAACTCCAACCACATACCCCCTATGTTCGCCcttaaatatttcatttcacttttactaattTTGGTAAGAGTACcatacattccattaacttatttCCCTCAcactttattataaaattattatataaaaatagaactcatattccaccaacctatttttcttcataaagtcaaataatttcttaaaatctgagCAGGTGGAGAGAGTAACAATCATGTATCCTAAAACAGACTAATCATTTTATAAACCTAAATCAAACAATTtgctaaaaa
This region includes:
- the LOC121743570 gene encoding UDP-glycosyltransferase 76F1-like isoform X1; its protein translation is MDNFHLEERIRRRLIFFPLPLQGHITPILHLASILHSKGFSITILHLKLNPPNPAHHPHFTFRLLDDDAFSEEAFNADLVSFLAILNDKCAEPLKQALAELVADAATACLISDAIFHFTTGVCESLRLPRVVLRTGGVCSFLAFAAFPLLLQKGYLPLQDDRLEEAVIELPPLRIKDLPVINTPHQDKLYELVQQMVQQTKASSGLIWNSFQELEETSIEKLHQDFQIPIFPIGPFHKHNVNNINAPPSSSSDHSSISWLDKQTPKSVIYVSFGSIATIDEAEFLEVAWGLANTKHPFLWVVRPGLARGAEWLEILPGGFLDGLNGRGHIVKWAPQVEVLAHPSVGVFWTHCGWNSTLESICEGVPMMCTPCFTDQRVNARYVGHVWKVGEHLEKELSRERIERAVGRLMEGREGEEIRERALFYKEVANVCVRPGGSSYDSLSKLVKYLSFT
- the LOC121743570 gene encoding UDP-glycosyltransferase 76F1-like isoform X2; this encodes MDNFHLEERIRRRLIFFPLPLQGHITPILHLASILHSKGFSITILHLKLNPPNPAHHPHFTFRLLDDDAFSEEAFNADLVSFLAILNDKCAEPLKQALAELVADAATACLISDAIFHFTTGVCESLRLPRVVLRTGGVCSFLAFAAFPLLLQKGYLPLQDDRLEEAVIELPPLRIKDLPVINTPHQDKLYELVQQMVQQTKASSGLIWNSFQELEETSIEKLHQDFQIPIFPIDKQTPKSVIYVSFGSIATIDEAEFLEVAWGLANTKHPFLWVVRPGLARGAEWLEILPGGFLDGLNGRGHIVKWAPQVEVLAHPSVGVFWTHCGWNSTLESICEGVPMMCTPCFTDQRVNARYVGHVWKVGEHLEKELSRERIERAVGRLMEGREGEEIRERALFYKEVANVCVRPGGSSYDSLSKLVKYLSFT